A single genomic interval of Terriglobus albidus harbors:
- a CDS encoding TonB-dependent receptor: protein MRRRIQSARLMCFYLLLVVGLVMLSPVVGWAQFENASVLGYVHDGTGAAVAGSAVTLTNQATGVVQTTKTDSDGRYEFVSVPVGSYQIAAEATGFDRTQTDGFRVTVNARQRIDVSLKTGSTSETVNVSAAATLLETETSSRGQVIAEHEIENLPLNGRSYADLALLVPGVRKSLLENQSTSGREASYNVNGQRSAFNNFLLDGLDNNSYGTSNQGFANENIPPSPDAVGEFRVETNNYSAEYGRASGAVINASVRRGTNSFHGRAWEYNRNTNLNAIGPFRPAGNVKPVLIRNQFGGTFGGPILKDKFFFFGDYEGMRQVSKIYTTATVPTMEQRAGQIGVGLVNPLNGTKYTNGVIPTSAFSPLASKVFAALPTVAAASVGSLPSNNMATLPRGFIQDDKGDIRLDYIPTAKTVLFARYSEHRGSIFDPPAITGRAGGNSNGNVHLFNRQVAAGVTYTVTAKQILDARVGIGWNEGGKSPIGVGESSLLAEAGITNGVPTDPQVVRPLNGQVITGFTQLGAQTSNPQFQNPFVVNPKVNYTWLRGLHSLKFGYEFQSIATDINDFNPSYGQDTYNGKFSAAGATDTTGKTVTSSNLHNLADFIFGARNNYQLNNFRIVGLRQKMNFMYVQDDVKVTSKLTVNAGLRYELVTPQYEKDNHLANFDPSSNSLIQASSGSIYNRGLVNTPKTNLGPRLGLSYSADEKTVIRGGFGISYTQFNRAGGENLLVYNGPYIVNASIDQTPIGGTSAAPTYGANLCQNDTQDQTKCFRPTQMGYSTSLVLPAAFDPIKVQSRYIPKNNKTGYVESYHAGIQRQFGKDMLIDLSYVGNHGVHIMLLADYNQARQVTAAEAAGTVPSLQARRPVSNFNTIEVAYGGGTTNYNALQLKFEKRYGSGLYLLNSFTWSRGFDLASGHLETSSNDTSRVNYANSRGDYGPSSYDQPLNNTTSVVYDLPFFKKGGWTKSALGGWQATAINTMTSGLPMNVIYSVNSSYTVSGLVNYRPNKVAGVNPVLSNKTKVSGGAFNYLTSTAFSNPASASNPNPFGNSTRNGVRGPSFYQLDLGMHKAFALWREGSSFDFRAEAFNLFNHANYQTPDTNWSNSTFGQITAAYPARQLQLAAKLIF, encoded by the coding sequence ATGCGCAGACGGATTCAATCCGCGCGGTTGATGTGCTTCTACCTGCTTCTCGTTGTTGGCCTCGTGATGCTCAGTCCAGTTGTTGGTTGGGCGCAATTTGAAAACGCATCTGTACTCGGCTACGTCCATGATGGCACCGGAGCCGCAGTCGCCGGAAGTGCGGTAACGCTCACCAATCAGGCTACTGGAGTTGTTCAAACCACGAAAACTGACAGCGATGGCAGATACGAGTTTGTCAGTGTTCCCGTAGGCAGTTATCAGATCGCTGCCGAAGCTACAGGCTTCGATCGCACACAGACTGATGGCTTCCGAGTCACAGTTAACGCCCGCCAACGTATCGACGTCAGCCTCAAAACCGGTTCAACCTCGGAAACCGTCAACGTATCAGCGGCTGCCACCCTGCTCGAAACCGAAACCAGTTCGCGTGGCCAGGTGATCGCGGAACATGAAATCGAAAATCTTCCTCTGAATGGCCGCAGCTACGCCGACCTGGCTCTTCTGGTTCCTGGCGTTCGTAAGTCCCTTCTCGAAAACCAGAGCACCAGCGGCCGCGAGGCCAGCTATAACGTTAACGGCCAGCGTAGTGCCTTCAATAACTTCCTGCTCGACGGTCTCGACAACAACTCCTACGGCACCTCCAACCAGGGCTTCGCAAATGAAAACATTCCTCCTTCACCGGACGCTGTCGGTGAGTTCCGTGTAGAAACGAACAACTACTCCGCTGAGTACGGACGCGCTTCGGGTGCCGTGATCAATGCCAGTGTTCGCCGTGGCACGAACAGCTTCCATGGCCGCGCCTGGGAGTACAACCGCAATACGAATCTGAATGCGATCGGACCTTTCAGACCCGCAGGCAATGTGAAGCCGGTTCTGATACGTAACCAGTTTGGCGGCACTTTCGGTGGACCGATTCTGAAGGACAAGTTCTTCTTCTTCGGTGACTACGAAGGCATGCGCCAGGTTTCCAAGATCTACACCACTGCAACCGTTCCCACGATGGAGCAGCGTGCAGGTCAAATCGGCGTGGGCCTGGTGAATCCGTTGAATGGTACGAAATATACCAACGGCGTCATTCCAACCTCGGCTTTTAGTCCGCTTGCATCCAAGGTTTTTGCTGCGCTTCCCACCGTTGCGGCAGCTTCTGTCGGAAGCCTTCCCTCCAACAATATGGCCACTCTTCCTCGTGGATTCATCCAGGATGACAAGGGTGATATTCGTCTCGACTATATTCCCACCGCAAAGACGGTTCTCTTCGCGCGCTACAGTGAGCACCGGGGCTCGATTTTTGATCCTCCGGCAATCACTGGCCGCGCTGGTGGCAACTCTAATGGAAACGTTCACCTTTTCAACCGTCAGGTTGCCGCTGGTGTAACCTACACGGTCACCGCAAAGCAGATTCTGGATGCCCGCGTCGGCATCGGTTGGAACGAAGGTGGCAAGTCTCCGATCGGCGTCGGTGAGAGCAGCCTGCTTGCTGAAGCTGGCATCACCAACGGAGTCCCGACTGATCCTCAGGTTGTTCGCCCGTTGAATGGTCAGGTCATTACGGGTTTCACTCAACTCGGTGCCCAGACCAGCAACCCGCAGTTCCAAAACCCGTTCGTCGTCAACCCGAAGGTCAACTACACGTGGCTGCGCGGACTTCACAGCTTGAAGTTCGGCTACGAGTTCCAGTCGATCGCAACCGATATTAATGACTTCAACCCGAGCTACGGACAGGACACCTACAATGGCAAGTTCAGTGCAGCAGGTGCGACGGATACGACGGGCAAGACCGTTACCAGTTCGAATCTGCACAACTTGGCCGACTTCATCTTTGGCGCTCGCAACAACTATCAGTTGAACAACTTCCGCATCGTCGGTCTGCGTCAGAAGATGAACTTCATGTACGTGCAGGACGACGTGAAAGTCACCTCGAAGCTGACTGTCAATGCCGGTCTCCGTTATGAGCTGGTGACGCCGCAGTATGAGAAGGATAACCACCTCGCAAACTTTGATCCGTCCTCCAACAGCCTGATCCAGGCTTCTTCGGGGTCGATCTACAATCGCGGTCTGGTCAACACGCCGAAGACTAATCTCGGACCTCGTCTCGGACTCAGCTATAGCGCTGATGAGAAGACGGTAATTCGTGGTGGCTTCGGTATCAGCTATACGCAGTTCAATCGCGCAGGCGGCGAAAACCTGCTTGTATACAACGGACCGTACATCGTCAACGCCAGCATCGATCAGACTCCGATCGGTGGCACCAGCGCGGCTCCAACCTATGGCGCGAACCTCTGCCAGAACGATACACAGGATCAGACCAAGTGCTTCCGTCCAACCCAGATGGGGTACTCTACCAGCCTGGTTCTGCCGGCGGCATTCGATCCGATCAAGGTTCAGTCTCGTTATATCCCCAAGAACAACAAGACTGGCTATGTTGAGAGCTATCACGCTGGTATTCAGCGCCAGTTCGGCAAAGATATGCTGATCGATCTGTCGTATGTCGGCAACCACGGCGTTCACATCATGCTGCTGGCTGACTATAATCAGGCCCGTCAGGTAACGGCTGCGGAAGCTGCCGGAACTGTTCCGAGCCTGCAGGCCCGCCGCCCGGTTTCAAACTTCAATACCATTGAAGTCGCCTATGGCGGTGGAACCACGAACTATAACGCACTACAGTTGAAGTTTGAGAAGCGTTACGGTTCTGGTCTCTACCTGCTGAATTCGTTTACCTGGAGCCGTGGCTTCGATTTGGCGTCAGGTCACCTGGAAACATCGAGCAACGATACTTCCCGTGTTAACTACGCCAACTCACGTGGTGACTATGGTCCATCGAGCTACGATCAACCGCTCAACAATACGACCAGCGTCGTGTACGACCTTCCTTTCTTCAAGAAAGGCGGATGGACCAAGAGTGCATTAGGTGGATGGCAGGCGACTGCGATCAACACGATGACTTCCGGTTTGCCGATGAACGTCATCTATAGCGTCAACTCGAGCTATACCGTCAGTGGTCTTGTCAACTACCGCCCGAATAAGGTTGCGGGTGTCAACCCTGTCCTTTCGAACAAGACGAAGGTTTCGGGTGGAGCCTTCAATTATCTGACGTCCACCGCATTCAGCAATCCTGCATCTGCCTCAAATCCGAATCCGTTCGGTAACAGTACGCGCAACGGCGTTCGAGGTCCTTCCTTCTACCAGTTGGACCTCGGTATGCACAAGGCATTTGCTCTGTGGCGTGAAGGCAGCTCGTTCGACTTCCGTGCGGAAGCCTTCAACCTCTTCAACCACGCCAACTACCAGACGCCCGATACCAACTGGAGCAACTCTACCTTCGGTCAGATTACTGCGGCGTATCCGGCACGTCAGCTTCAGCTCGCTGCAAAGCTAATCTTCTAA
- the hpnE gene encoding hydroxysqualene dehydroxylase HpnE — MKDVIIVGGGLAGLTAAHALAKQGIAVQVLERRPYIGGRAYSYEHPALNEVIDCQHVMLGCCTNLVALCKAAGLADKIRWYDDLTFLEPGGRASRIGPSGLPAPGHNSLSFLKAPMLGFADKAAIVRGLLQFLRGYPTDDTESFASWLKRTGQTERAIKHFWAPVIIGALNDRFENCSLKYAGQVFHESFLKASTAGRLGIPMMPLSDFYGEVARAAEEQGAEFVLRASVENISGDSATGFTLQTTAGVFQARQVIVALPFEQAVKLLPELTSTITHFVHAPITTVHLWWENEITDLDHAVLLDTTIEWIFHKSRIRGYDASRGSYTELVISASHRQLKQERDEIIQSAINELALFFPKAKTARLLKTGVLKEARATFSVLPGLDRYRPAQGESGRPGIFLAGDWTKTGWPSTMEGAVRSGLLAASSITERVNLEPDLPADGIMPWILGNF; from the coding sequence ATGAAAGACGTCATCATTGTCGGTGGAGGACTCGCCGGCCTGACGGCTGCGCACGCGCTCGCAAAGCAGGGAATTGCCGTGCAGGTGCTGGAGCGCCGTCCTTACATCGGTGGCCGGGCGTACTCCTACGAGCATCCCGCTCTGAACGAGGTCATTGACTGTCAGCATGTCATGCTCGGTTGCTGTACGAACCTTGTCGCTCTCTGCAAGGCGGCAGGCCTGGCAGACAAAATCCGCTGGTATGACGACCTGACCTTCCTGGAGCCAGGCGGGCGAGCCAGCCGCATTGGTCCCAGCGGTCTGCCCGCGCCCGGGCACAACAGCCTGAGCTTTCTGAAGGCGCCAATGCTCGGCTTTGCCGATAAGGCGGCCATCGTGCGGGGACTGCTCCAGTTCTTACGAGGGTATCCAACGGACGATACGGAGAGCTTTGCGAGCTGGCTGAAGCGTACGGGGCAGACGGAGCGGGCTATTAAGCACTTCTGGGCCCCGGTCATCATCGGTGCGCTGAACGACCGTTTCGAGAACTGTTCGCTGAAGTATGCCGGACAGGTCTTCCATGAGTCCTTTCTGAAGGCTTCCACTGCCGGCCGACTCGGTATTCCCATGATGCCGCTGAGCGACTTCTATGGCGAGGTAGCACGGGCGGCGGAGGAGCAGGGGGCCGAATTCGTACTTCGCGCGAGCGTTGAGAACATCTCCGGGGATTCCGCGACCGGCTTCACGTTGCAAACCACGGCCGGTGTCTTTCAGGCCAGACAGGTGATCGTTGCACTCCCCTTCGAACAGGCGGTCAAGTTGCTTCCGGAGCTTACGTCAACGATTACGCACTTCGTTCATGCGCCCATTACGACGGTCCATCTCTGGTGGGAGAACGAGATCACGGACCTGGACCACGCTGTCCTGCTCGATACCACGATCGAATGGATCTTCCATAAGTCCCGGATCCGGGGATATGACGCCTCGCGTGGCAGCTACACAGAATTGGTGATCAGCGCTTCGCACCGCCAGCTCAAGCAGGAGCGGGATGAGATTATCCAGAGCGCAATCAATGAGTTAGCCCTGTTTTTCCCGAAGGCAAAAACGGCCCGGTTGCTCAAGACCGGGGTGCTGAAAGAGGCTCGGGCCACCTTCTCGGTGCTGCCCGGGCTGGACCGCTATCGCCCTGCCCAGGGGGAGAGCGGCCGCCCAGGAATTTTTCTTGCAGGGGACTGGACGAAGACAGGTTGGCCCTCTACGATGGAGGGCGCTGTCCGCAGCGGGTTGTTGGCTGCGTCATCGATTACGGAGCGTGTAAACCTTGAGCCCGACCTTCCAGCCGACGGAATTATGCCGTGGATTCTTGGGAACTTTTAG
- a CDS encoding phytoene/squalene synthase family protein, with translation MSISVEQAYTQCRAIAKREAKNFYYSFVALPPHKSNAMCAVYAFMRKADDLADDESLSIPERRQQMAHWLDDWRHARAGAPTDDAIFVALNDAQRRFQIPDHLLEKLVQGTTLDIQETKPGVRILEIDGEPYEVYESIEALYDYCYLVASVVGLVCIRIFGYRGAEAEKLAEETGLAFQVTNILRDVKEDGERGRIYLPLDELQAAGLAPADVVQDDPQRLRPVLQSLAAKAKAMYLASDHLIPMLDRDSRAAMWVLAKIYRMLLERIESMEFDVFSERVSVPTATKLRVLGQGMVMTLWNRVAAR, from the coding sequence GTGAGTATCTCTGTAGAGCAGGCCTATACGCAGTGCCGGGCCATCGCAAAGCGTGAGGCTAAGAACTTCTACTATTCCTTCGTCGCGCTACCGCCGCACAAGTCCAACGCCATGTGCGCGGTGTATGCGTTCATGCGCAAGGCAGACGACCTGGCGGACGATGAGAGCCTGAGCATTCCGGAGCGCCGACAGCAGATGGCTCACTGGCTTGATGACTGGCGTCATGCCCGTGCCGGCGCACCGACGGACGATGCGATCTTTGTTGCTTTGAATGATGCCCAGCGCCGCTTTCAGATTCCCGACCATCTGCTGGAGAAGCTGGTGCAGGGCACTACTCTGGACATTCAGGAGACTAAGCCTGGCGTACGTATTCTTGAGATCGACGGCGAGCCGTACGAGGTTTACGAGTCGATCGAAGCGTTGTACGACTACTGCTACCTCGTCGCCAGCGTTGTCGGGCTGGTATGCATCCGCATCTTTGGGTATCGCGGGGCGGAGGCTGAGAAACTTGCGGAAGAGACCGGCCTGGCCTTCCAGGTCACGAATATCTTGCGCGATGTGAAAGAAGATGGCGAGCGTGGCCGCATCTATCTTCCTCTGGATGAGCTGCAGGCAGCGGGACTCGCACCTGCCGACGTTGTTCAGGACGATCCACAGCGTCTGCGTCCTGTGCTGCAGAGTCTTGCGGCCAAGGCAAAGGCGATGTATCTCGCTTCGGACCATCTGATCCCGATGCTTGATCGTGACAGCAGGGCGGCGATGTGGGTGCTGGCAAAGATCTATCGCATGTTGCTGGAACGTATCGAGAGCATGGAGTTCGACGTCTTCTCCGAGCGTGTCTCCGTGCCTACGGCAACGAAGCTTCGGGTGCTGGGTCAGGGGATGGTGATGACCCTGTGGAACCGGGTGGCTGCGCGATGA
- the hpnC gene encoding squalene synthase HpnC: MLEGAPAQYVMPAARPTVEEARAWCHNLATSHYENFHVVTWFLPKEFKTDFEALYSYCRASDDLGDEVATPEIGMRLLEEWGVLLRECYEAPERTKHPIFVALTETIRERKIPMQPFLDLLAAFKADQTKTRHASIAELEEYSVYSANPVGRMILHTCGYHDESLNLLSDKICTALQLANFWQDVGEDWDRGRVYLPQDWMARFGVTEEQIAARLITPQFREMMRGLVAETRAMFNEGAALERGVEKQLAVTLRLFRRGGESILNAIEAQGYDTLTRRPVVTKAAKVKLLGRAFVEKMVA, encoded by the coding sequence ATGTTAGAAGGCGCTCCAGCCCAGTACGTCATGCCCGCAGCGCGCCCAACGGTGGAAGAAGCACGTGCGTGGTGCCATAACCTGGCGACCAGCCACTATGAGAACTTTCACGTCGTGACGTGGTTCCTGCCCAAGGAGTTCAAGACTGACTTCGAGGCGCTGTACTCCTATTGCCGCGCCTCGGACGATCTTGGCGATGAGGTTGCCACGCCGGAGATCGGCATGCGTCTGCTCGAAGAGTGGGGCGTACTGCTGCGCGAATGCTACGAGGCTCCCGAGCGGACGAAGCACCCCATCTTTGTTGCGCTGACCGAGACCATACGCGAGCGGAAGATTCCCATGCAGCCATTCCTGGATCTTCTGGCGGCCTTTAAGGCAGATCAGACCAAGACACGACATGCCTCGATCGCTGAACTGGAGGAGTACTCGGTGTACTCCGCCAACCCCGTCGGCCGCATGATCCTGCATACCTGCGGTTATCACGACGAATCTCTGAATCTGCTCTCGGACAAGATCTGTACTGCACTGCAGTTGGCGAACTTCTGGCAGGATGTCGGCGAAGACTGGGATCGTGGACGTGTCTACCTGCCGCAGGACTGGATGGCGCGTTTCGGCGTGACGGAAGAGCAGATTGCAGCCCGCCTCATCACACCGCAGTTCCGCGAGATGATGCGTGGCCTTGTCGCTGAGACACGCGCGATGTTTAACGAGGGAGCAGCCCTCGAGCGTGGTGTGGAGAAGCAACTTGCCGTGACCTTGCGACTTTTCCGCCGCGGTGGAGAGAGCATCCTGAATGCAATTGAGGCTCAGGGATATGACACGCTCACACGGCGCCCGGTGGTGACCAAGGCAGCCAAAGTAAAGCTGTTGGGCCGCGCATTTGTGGAGAAGATGGTCGCGTGA
- a CDS encoding alcohol dehydrogenase catalytic domain-containing protein, with protein MADTMQAAVLYGKEDLRLETVDRPKAGPEEIVVRVGAALTCGTDLKVYRRGYHAMMLKPPIPFGHELAGTVVEAGEGAKFKIGDRVVALNSAPCDQCYWCMKGQQNLCEDLLFNNGAYAEYIRIPARIVAKNTLPVPENVPFEYAALTEPLACVIRGLEESHAKLGDSMVVIGAGPIGLMFMHAADIAGVEVIAVVKRDDQIETAKVFGARHVVQIADGVDAIAEVRKLTPGNRGVDIAIEAVATPMAWEWAVDMVRKGGTVNFFGGPPSGTKVQLDTNRLHYGDITLKASFHHTPATSRTAFELIKSGRFKCGEYITGRAGLADVPEIFRKMMVRSAEGVKDIKTAVFPEGVSC; from the coding sequence ATGGCTGACACCATGCAGGCCGCCGTGCTGTACGGCAAGGAAGATTTGCGTCTCGAAACGGTAGACCGCCCCAAGGCTGGCCCGGAAGAGATTGTTGTTCGTGTTGGAGCTGCCTTAACCTGCGGTACGGACCTTAAGGTCTATCGTCGTGGCTACCATGCCATGATGCTGAAGCCGCCTATCCCGTTCGGGCACGAGCTTGCCGGAACCGTAGTGGAGGCTGGAGAGGGCGCGAAGTTCAAGATCGGCGACCGGGTCGTGGCTTTGAACTCGGCTCCGTGCGACCAGTGTTACTGGTGCATGAAGGGGCAGCAGAACCTCTGCGAGGACCTCCTCTTCAACAACGGAGCCTATGCGGAGTACATCCGCATTCCGGCTCGCATCGTTGCGAAGAATACGCTTCCGGTTCCGGAGAATGTGCCGTTTGAGTACGCCGCGTTGACTGAGCCTCTGGCCTGTGTGATCCGCGGGCTGGAAGAGTCACATGCAAAGCTGGGCGACTCCATGGTGGTGATCGGCGCCGGTCCCATTGGTCTGATGTTTATGCATGCGGCGGACATTGCCGGCGTTGAAGTGATCGCCGTCGTCAAACGCGACGATCAGATCGAAACCGCGAAGGTCTTCGGAGCGCGGCACGTTGTCCAGATTGCTGACGGGGTCGACGCCATCGCAGAGGTCCGCAAGCTGACACCGGGAAACCGTGGCGTGGATATAGCCATTGAAGCGGTAGCGACGCCGATGGCCTGGGAGTGGGCCGTCGATATGGTTCGCAAGGGCGGCACCGTCAACTTCTTTGGTGGTCCTCCCAGCGGAACAAAGGTACAGCTCGACACGAACCGCCTGCACTATGGCGACATCACGCTGAAGGCGAGTTTCCATCACACTCCGGCCACGTCGCGGACTGCCTTCGAACTGATCAAGAGTGGACGTTTCAAGTGTGGCGAATACATTACGGGCCGCGCCGGTCTGGCGGACGTTCCGGAGATCTTCCGCAAGATGATGGTGCGTTCTGCTGAGGGAGTGAAAGACATCAAGACGGCCGTCTTTCCAGAAGGAGTGTCATGTTAG
- a CDS encoding MlaE family ABC transporter permease, with protein sequence MPLPSPTAWVKSKLLALQEYSLLAGRAFRSLLTPPIYWGDIFQQMDLIGVGSLPIVVLTGFFTGCVLALQAATALQEFGAVSKTGNLVALSMVKELGPVLTGLMVSGRNASGMASELGSMRVTEQIDAMRALGVDPVRKLVAPRILATVFMLFWLSILSMCMGIMGGGLVAVFLLGLDGHAYFTSTYSALVWADLWQGLTKPVFFGFIISSIGCYFGMQTKGGTQGVGRSTTEAVVASSILIIVSDFILTRFLIGILGR encoded by the coding sequence ATTCCGCTACCGTCTCCCACTGCGTGGGTCAAATCCAAACTCCTGGCGCTCCAGGAGTACTCTCTGCTGGCCGGACGTGCCTTCCGCTCGCTGTTGACGCCGCCTATTTACTGGGGAGACATCTTCCAGCAGATGGACCTGATCGGTGTTGGCTCCTTACCGATTGTTGTCTTGACCGGCTTCTTCACGGGTTGCGTGCTGGCTCTGCAGGCGGCGACAGCCTTGCAAGAGTTCGGTGCGGTAAGTAAGACGGGCAACCTCGTCGCTCTTTCCATGGTGAAGGAACTCGGCCCTGTGCTGACCGGACTGATGGTTTCTGGACGTAACGCCTCCGGCATGGCCTCCGAACTTGGCTCCATGCGTGTGACGGAACAGATCGACGCCATGCGCGCGCTGGGCGTGGATCCGGTACGCAAGCTGGTTGCTCCGCGCATCCTGGCGACAGTCTTCATGCTCTTCTGGCTCTCTATCCTGTCCATGTGCATGGGTATCATGGGAGGCGGGCTGGTAGCAGTCTTCCTTCTGGGCCTTGATGGACACGCCTACTTCACTTCGACCTACTCGGCTCTGGTATGGGCCGACCTTTGGCAAGGGCTCACGAAACCGGTTTTCTTCGGCTTCATCATCTCGTCGATCGGCTGCTACTTCGGCATGCAGACAAAAGGCGGCACCCAGGGTGTGGGCCGATCCACGACCGAGGCCGTAGTAGCCTCCTCCATTTTGATCATCGTTTCGGACTTCATTCTGACCCGATTCCTGATCGGGATACTGGGGCGGTAG
- a CDS encoding ABC transporter ATP-binding protein, with protein sequence MPSKEQTALKHGLPSDAPVVAFDDVSIGFEGNEVLRNVSFTVMPGETRILLGPAGGGKSVLLKLVDGLLKPDSGRIFVLGEEITSMRERELFQLRRRIGMVFQESALFDSINVEDNVAYRLNEEGVAPEEAHRRVVEALEFVELGHAIEKFPSELSGGMRRRVSIARAIITGPNLILYDSPTGGLDPITSTTIIALVAKQRDVSQTTSLLITHRLQDAFTLATHYYDQKEQRLEPLPAGELEENTKFLILNEGRVVFDGTTLELTHSEAPWIREYLA encoded by the coding sequence ATGCCATCCAAAGAACAGACCGCGCTCAAGCACGGGCTGCCCTCAGACGCTCCAGTCGTTGCGTTTGACGACGTATCCATTGGCTTTGAAGGCAACGAGGTGCTACGCAACGTCTCCTTTACCGTCATGCCCGGCGAGACCCGCATTCTTCTTGGCCCGGCGGGCGGCGGTAAATCCGTTCTGCTGAAGCTGGTGGATGGGCTTCTCAAACCGGACTCGGGACGTATCTTTGTCCTTGGAGAAGAGATCACCTCGATGCGGGAGCGGGAACTCTTCCAATTGCGCCGCCGCATCGGTATGGTCTTTCAGGAATCGGCCCTGTTCGACTCCATCAATGTCGAAGACAACGTCGCCTACCGCCTCAACGAGGAAGGCGTTGCCCCGGAAGAGGCTCATCGCCGCGTCGTGGAAGCACTGGAGTTCGTCGAGTTGGGTCACGCTATCGAGAAGTTTCCCTCTGAGCTCTCCGGTGGAATGCGCCGCCGGGTCTCGATCGCCCGCGCCATCATTACCGGACCCAACCTGATTCTCTACGATTCGCCTACCGGCGGCCTCGACCCGATCACTTCAACAACCATCATTGCCCTGGTGGCGAAGCAGCGCGATGTCTCCCAAACGACATCGTTGCTCATCACGCATCGGCTGCAGGACGCCTTTACCCTGGCCACGCATTATTACGACCAGAAGGAACAGCGGCTGGAACCCCTGCCCGCAGGGGAGCTCGAAGAGAATACAAAGTTCCTCATCCTGAATGAGGGACGGGTCGTCTTCGACGGCACCACACTTGAACTCACGCATTCGGAAGCCCCATGGATCAGGGAGTATCTCGCTTAG
- a CDS encoding TIGR01777 family oxidoreductase: MDQGVSRLGKVVLLGGSGQIGQTLARYFHGRGVEVISVSRTPHPAPWTTVAWDGKTVGRWTKCFEGADAVINLAGSSINTRFTREHRSLILDSRLDATKATAAAIRSRKRPPRVWLNASAVDIYPHTLAPTPETTISGYQDTGAMDSTTPESWRFLSEVVWQWEEAFRMEQVPGTRKVALRTTLMLSPDQGGVFRLLSTLARFGLGGPQGSGKQFVSWIHHTDYARAVEFLIEREDIAGPVNITSPQPLSNREFMRLLRQAVRMPIGLPAPAFGIQLSSLLLRTEPVLVLKSRCSVPTVLQQHGFTWSFPDWPSAVQDLVLGH, encoded by the coding sequence ATGGATCAGGGAGTATCTCGCTTAGGCAAGGTCGTTCTCCTTGGCGGCTCCGGCCAGATCGGCCAGACCCTGGCCCGTTACTTTCACGGCCGAGGGGTAGAGGTCATCAGTGTCTCGCGTACGCCACATCCTGCGCCCTGGACAACAGTAGCCTGGGACGGTAAGACCGTTGGGCGATGGACCAAATGCTTTGAAGGGGCAGACGCAGTTATCAATCTTGCCGGTTCAAGCATCAATACCCGCTTCACTCGTGAACACCGTTCTCTGATCCTTGATAGCCGCCTCGATGCGACCAAGGCAACGGCTGCGGCCATTCGCTCCCGCAAACGGCCGCCACGCGTATGGCTTAACGCTTCCGCTGTCGATATCTACCCCCACACACTTGCTCCCACTCCCGAGACCACCATCAGCGGATATCAAGACACAGGAGCGATGGACAGCACCACTCCCGAGTCATGGCGGTTCCTTTCCGAAGTAGTGTGGCAGTGGGAAGAAGCCTTTCGAATGGAACAGGTACCGGGCACCCGCAAGGTGGCGTTGCGCACCACGCTGATGCTCTCTCCGGACCAGGGCGGCGTCTTTCGGCTGCTGTCGACACTGGCGCGATTCGGTCTCGGCGGGCCGCAGGGGTCCGGAAAGCAATTCGTATCGTGGATACACCACACCGACTACGCCCGGGCCGTGGAGTTCCTGATCGAACGAGAGGACATCGCAGGTCCTGTGAATATCACCAGTCCGCAGCCGCTGTCGAATCGCGAGTTTATGCGCTTGCTGCGGCAAGCTGTTCGCATGCCCATCGGCCTGCCTGCGCCCGCCTTCGGAATCCAACTCAGTTCCCTTCTATTACGGACGGAACCGGTGCTGGTCCTGAAGTCGCGATGCAGCGTCCCGACGGTGTTACAGCAACACGGATTCACATGGAGCTTTCCGGACTGGCCATCAGCTGTGCAGGATCTGGTATTGGGGCATTGA